The following are encoded in a window of Rosa chinensis cultivar Old Blush chromosome 4, RchiOBHm-V2, whole genome shotgun sequence genomic DNA:
- the LOC112197177 gene encoding NADH dehydrogenase [ubiquinone] flavoprotein 1, mitochondrial, with the protein MAPIKGILNLQRAVLARHHGEKWGLGYRLLSTQAASSSTTPQPPPPPPPPEKTHFGGLKDEDRIFTNLYGLHDPFLKGAMKRGDWHRTKDLVIKGSDWIVNEMKKSGLRGRGGAGFPSGLKWSFMPKVSDGRPSYLVVNADESEPGTCKDREIMRHDPHKLLEGCLIAGVGMRASAAYIYIRGEYVNERLNLEKARKEAYAAGLLGKNACGSGYDFDVHIHYGAGAYICGEETALLESLEGKQGKPRLKPPFPANAGLYGCPTTVTNVETVAVSPTILRRGPEWFSSFGRKNNAGTKLFCISGHVNKPCTVEEEMSIPLKELLERHCGGVRGGWDNLLAVIPGGSSVPLLTKDICNDVLMDFDALKAVQSGLGTAAVIVMDKSTDIVDAIARLSYFYKHESCGQCTPCREGTGWLWMIMERMKVGNAKLEEIDMLQEVTKQIEGHTICALGDAAAWPVQGLIRHFRPEMERRIRERAERELLEAAA; encoded by the exons ATG GCACCCATCAAGGGTATTCTTAATCTGCAGAGGGCAGTTTTAGCCCGACATCATGGTGAGAAGTGGGGCCTAGGGTATAGGTTATTGAGCACTCAGGCTGCATCAAGTTCTACTACTCCTCAACCTCCACCACCTCCCCCACCTCCAGAGAAAACCCATTTTGGTGGCTTGAAAGATGAAGACCGAATTTTTACCAACTTATATGGATTGCATGACCCATTTCTCAAAGGTGCCATGAAGCGAGGTGACTGGCACAGAACCAAAGATTTAGTTATCAAAGGTTCTGATTGGATTGTTAATGAAATGAAGAAGTCTGGCCTCCGCGGACGTGGTGGTGCTGGTTTCCCATCTGGCCTCAAATGGTCGTTTATGCCAAAGGTATCCGATGGTCGCCCTTCCTATCTTGTTGTCAATGCAGATGAAAGTGAACCTGGAACCTGTAAGGACAGGGAAATAATGCGCCATGATCCACATAAGCTTTTAGAGGGTTGCCTGATTGCTGGCGTAGGGATGAGGGCCAGTGCTGCTTATATCTATATAAGAGGTGAATATGTGAATGAACGATTGAACCTTGAAAAGGCCAGAAAAGAAGCTTATGCAGCTGGGCTACTGGGCAAGAATGCTTGTGGATCTGGTTATGACTTTGATGTTCATATCCATTATGGTGCTGGTGCTTATATTTGTGGTGAAGAAACTGCACTTCTGGAGAGCCTTGAAGGCAAACAGGGAAAGCCAAGATTGAAGCCTCCTTTCCCTGCTAATGCAGGATTATATGGCTGTCCCACTACTGTTACAAATGTGGAGACGGTGGCTGTTTCTCCCACCATTTTAAGGCGTGGACCAGAGTGGTTTTCCAGTTTTGGGAGGAAGAACAATGCAGGGACGAAATTGTTTTGTATCTCAGGACATGTTAACAAGCCTTGCACTGTTGAAGAGGAGATGAGTATACCCTTGAAAGAATTATTAGAGAGGCACTGTGGAGGCGTGAGGGGTGGATGGGATAACTTACTTGCAGTAATTCCAGGTGGTTCATCTGTTCCATTGCTTACCAAGGACATATGTAATGATGTATTGATGGATTTTGATGCACTGAAGGCTGTCCAATCTGGGTTGGGGACTGCTGCTGTTATTGTGATGGATAAATCAACTGACATTGTGGATGCAATTGCACGACTTTCTTACTTCTACAAGCATGAGAGCTGTGGGCAGTGCACACCGTGCAGAGAGGGGACTGGATGGCTTTGGATGATCATGGAAAGAATGAAAGTTGGGAATGCAAAGTTGGAAGAGATTGACATGCTTCAGGAGGTGACCAAGCAGATTGAGGGGCACACGATCTGTGCTTTGGGTGATGCTGCTGCTTGGCCTGTGCAAGGTCTGATAAGGCATTTCAGGCCAGAGATGGAGAGGAGGATCAGGGAGCGTGCTGAGAGGGAGCTGCTGGAGGCAGCTGCCTAG
- the LOC112200156 gene encoding ankyrin-1, whose translation MTVFAGKAHVFPINYEAEVSQRLVDAAHDNDPKSVYECLDDPFVDVNYVGTVCLKSRKTEIVLKGESAHEVGVEYEEFKTQVTAFFLAAHSGNLTLVRKLLSYGANVNLKLFRGYATTAAVREGHAQILEVVINAGASQKACEEALLEASYLGRARLAEMLMASELIRPQAAVHALVSASCRGFVDVIDTLIKCGVNIDAIDRTLLQSSKPSLYTNADCNALVAAIVSRQISVVRLLLQAGARTDIKVSLGGWSWDVSTGEEFRVGAGLAEAYSVTWCAVEYFEASGAILRMLLQHVSPNIAHFGRTLIHHAILCNNERAVDVLLSCGADVEVPIKTTTSETEYPIHMASRFGLSKILQQLIDGGCNVDSRTDSRETPLMICARYKHQECFRILASNGADFGLVNSCGQSSSVIAESAKWSLGFKRVVLDLIRAGKVVQSSNMTIFSPLLYVTQANDVEALKQLINCGCEINSQTESGETALMICARHKHQECFKVLASNGADFGLVNSGGQSASSIAESAKWTPIFKQAILDVIRDGKVVRSSNTSICSPLMLVTQENNVEALKQLIERTDIDVDEQDENGYSAAMIAAADGNLEAFKLLICAGADMNLQNKHGQTPLDLLDTNQNGEEFEKLLLNHAVQKGPNSSSLEFYALHLAAQHGDLDLVHTLISRGYDVNAFDAEGYTPLMLAARGGHGKLCELLISFGARCDTVNARHETALSLARKTGSKNDAEKAILNEFALKLVLGGSHVKKHTKCGKGAPHSKLLRMLGAAGLLRWGKSSKRNVICKKAEVGPSDAFRWNRRRKFDCDEPGMFHVVTTKNKELHFVCEGGKEMAELWVRGIKLVTMKAIFGKNE comes from the exons ATGACGGTGTTCGCCGGAAAAGCGCACGTGTTTCCTATCAACTACGAAGCCGAGGTGTCGCAGCGGTTGGTCGACGCTGCTCACGACAATGATCCGAAATCGGTGTATGAGTGTCTGGATGATCCTTTCGTCGACGTGAACTACGTCGGAACAGTGTGCTTGAAGAGTAGGAAGACAGAGATTGTGTTGAAAGGTGAGTCGGCTCACGAGGTTGGCGTCGAGTACGAGGAGTTCAAGACTCAGGTCACCGCCTTCTTCCTTGCAGCTCATTCCGGCAATTTGACGCTCGTCAGAAAACTACTG AGTTATGGAGCCAATGTGAATCTGAAACTGTTTCGAGGCTACGCGACGACAGCAGCAGTGAGGGAAGGACACGCACAGATACTGGAGGTTGTTATCAATGCTGGAGCATCTCAGAAGGCCTGCGAGGAGGCCTTGTTGGAGGCAAGCTACTTGGGCCGGGCTAGGCTGGCTGAGATGCTCATGGCATCCGAGTTGATCCGTCCTCAAGCTGCTGTACATGCTCTCGTTTCTGCTAGCTGCAGAGGGTTTGTTGATGTTATAGACACACTCATCAAG TGTGGGGTAAATATCGATGCAATTGACCGGACATTGCTTCAATCTTCAAAGCCATCACTATACACCAACGCCGACTGCAATGCTCTTGTTGCTGCCATTGTCAGCAGGCAGATTTCGGTTGTGAGATTATTGTTGCAG GCTGGAGCCAGAACAGATATCAAAGTGAGTCTTGGAGGCTGGTCCTGGGATGTAAGTACAGGAGAAGAGTTTCGGGTGGGTGCAGGACTAGCAGAGGCGTACAGCGTGACATGGTGTGCTGTGGAGTACTTTGAAGCCAGCGGTGCTATCTTGCGAATGCTCCTACAACATGTCTCCCCTAACATTGCTCATTTTGGGAGGACTCTCATTCACCATGCCATCTTGTGCAATAATGAAAGAGCAGTGGATGTGCTGTTGAGTTGTGGCGCAGATGTAGAGGTTCCGATTAAGACAACTACTTCAGAAACTGAGTATCCCATCCACATGGCTTCGCGGTTTGGATTAAGTAAGATTCTCCAACAACTGATCGATGGTGGCTGCAATGTCGACTCTCGAACGGACTCTAGAGAAACTCCTCTCATGATTTGTGCTAGATATAAACACCAGGAGTGTTTCAGAATTCTTGCTTCTAACGGTGCTGATTTTGGCCTGGTCAATTCTTGTGGTCAAAGTTCAAGTGTAATTGCAGAGTCAGCTAAGTGGAGTCTCGGCTTTAAAAGAGTAGTTCTAGACTTGATTCGAGCTGGGAAGGTTGTTCAATCGAGTAATATGACAATCTTTTCTCCTCTATTGTATGTGACTCAAGCAAATGATGTTGAGGCTTTGAAACAGCTGATCAATTGTGGTTGTGAAATCAACTCTCAAACAGAATCTGGAGAAACTGCACTAATGATCTGTGCTAGACATAAACACCAGGAATGCTTCAAAGTTCTTGCTTCAAATGGTGCCGATTTTGGCCTTGTCAACTCTGGCGGTCAGAGTGCAAGCTCAATTGCAGAGTCAGCTAAGTGGACTCCTATCTTCAAACAAGCTATCCTAGATGTGATTCGGGATGGGAAGGTTGTTCGATCAAGCAACACATCAATATGTTCTCCTCTAATGCTTGTGACTCAAGAAAACAATGTTGAGGCTTTGAAACAACTGATTGAGAGGACAGACATCGATGTTGATGAGCAAGACGAAAATGGATACTCTGCTGCAATGATAGCTGCAGCAGATGGTAACTTGGAAGCTTTCAAATTGCTTATCTGTGCAGGAGCTGACATGAATCTGCAGAACAAACATGGTCAGACCCCATTGGACCTACTAGATACAAACCAAAACGGTGAAGAATTTGAAAAATTATTACTGAATCATGCAGTTCAAAAGGGCCCCAATAGTAGTTCCCTTGAGTTCTATGCTCTTCATCTTGCAGCGCAACACGGAGACTTGGATTTGGTTCATACATTGATAAGTCGGGGGTATGATGTTAATGCTTTCGATGCTGAGGGATACACTCCATTGATGTTAGCAGCAAGAGGTGGCCATGGTAAGCTGTGTGAGCTTTTGATTTCTTTTGGGGCTAGATGTGATACTGTGAATGCAAGACATGAGACGGCACTGTCTCTTGCAAGGAAAACTGGATCTAAAAATGATGCAGAGAAGGCTATATTGAATGAGTTTGCACTAAAACTGGTGCTGGGTGGGAGTCATGTCAAGAAGCACACAAAATGTGGTAAAGGAGCTCCCCATAGTAAATTGCTGAGAATGCTTGGGGCTGCTGGGCTTTTAAGGTGGGGGAAGTCAAGTAAGAGAAATGTGATCTGCAAGAAGGCGGAGGTCGGGCCTAGTGATGCATTCAGATGGAACCGCAGGAGGAAGTTCGACTGTGATGAACCCGGGATGTTCCATGTGGTGACTACAAAAAACAAGGAGCTGCATTTTGTGTGTGAAGGGGGGAAGGAAATGGCAGAGTTGTGGGTGAGAGGGATCAAGCTTGTGACAATGAAAGCTATATTTGGCAAGAATGAATGA
- the LOC112197272 gene encoding probable pre-mRNA-splicing factor ATP-dependent RNA helicase DEAH4, with product MAELPILQFEEKIIETVERNSVVVIIGETGSGKSTQLSQILHRRGYTNSGVVGVTQPRRVAAVSVARRVSQELNVRLGEEVGYAIRFEDRTSERTRIKYLTDGVLLRESLSNPELDQYSVIILDEAHERSLNTDILLGLMKRLVKRRASNLKVLITSATLDGDKVSQFFSNCPVLNVPGKLYPVEILYSNERPKSYLESSLKTALDIHIKEPKGDVLIFMTGQDDIEKLVSKLEDRVRSLEEGSVLDAIILPLHGSLQPEMQVRVFSPPPPNCRRFIVATNIAETSLTVDGVVYVIDSGYVKQRQYNPSTGMYSLEVVQISKVQANQRAGRAGRTRPGKCYRLYPSVAYHEELLDATIPEIQRSSLAGSVLYLKSLDLPDIDILTFDFLDSPSSESLQDALKQLYLIDAIDENGLITRVGKTMAELPLEPSLSRTLMEANECGCLSQALTVAAMLSAETTLLPGRSKSTEKKRKHDHLDLPDGSGWGDHIQLLQIYECWHQTHYDIDWCKDRGLQVRGMTFVKDVRKQLCQIMQKIAKGSLDVQTSRRGKQTQQDYNNLRKALCVGYANQLAERMVFHNGYRTLGFKPQVVQVHPSSVLKPDDEGKFPNYVVYQELIATSRPYLRTVCAVNVAWVTPILNKVNKLNINKLSGGSGHIEEHAEGNISDLPKKDAVTAVPDDQESKIQAARERFLARKGKK from the exons ATGGCGGAGCTCCCAATCCTTCAGTTCGAAGAGAAAATCATCGAAACAGTAGAACGGAACTCCGTCGTTGTCATCATCGGAGAGACCGGTTCCGGAAAGAGCACGCAGCTCTCTCAAATCCTCCACAGAAGAGGCTACACCAACTCCGGCGTCGTCGGCGTCACTCAGCCTCGCCGTGTCGCCGCCGTCTCCGTTGCCAG ACGAGTTTCGCAGGAGCTCAATGTTCGGCTCGGCGAGGAAGTCGGATACGCCATCAGATTCGAAGATAGAACTTCCGAAAGGACTCGGATCAAGTACTTGACCGATGGAGTTCTTCTTCGTGAGAGCCTATCCAATCCGGAGCTCGATCAGTACTCTGTAATTATACTCGATGAGGCTCACGAGAGAAGTCTCAACAC GGACATATTGCTGGGACTGATGAAACGATTGGTGAAGAGGCGTGCTTCGAATTTGAAGGTTCTTATTACTTCGGCGACTCTTGATGGTGATAAAGTATCACAGTTCTTTTCGAATTGCCCGGTGCTGAATGTTCCGGGGAAGCTATACCCTGTGGAGATATTGTACAGCAATGAGCGTCCTAAGAGCTATCTTGAGTCGTCTTTGAAAACAGCTCTCG ATATACATATTAAGGAACCTAAAGGAGATGTCTTGATATTCATGACTGGGCAG GATGACATAGAGAAGTTGGTCTCTAAGTTAGAAGATAGAGTTAGAAGCCTGGAAGAAGGATCTGTCTTGGATGCCATAATCCTTCCTCTTCACGGTTCTCTGCAGCCTGAAATGCAG GTACGTGTATTTAGTCCCCCACCTCCTAATTGTAGGAGATTTATTGTTGCCACAAACATTGCTGAAACTTCTTTGACTGTTGATGGTGTTGT GTATGTTATTGATTCTGGTTATGTGAAGCAACGGCAGTACAACCCCTCAACTGGCATGTACTCCCTCGAAGTTGTTCAAATTAGCAA GGTACAAGCTAATCAACGAGCAGGACGAGCTGGAAGGACACGTCCTGGGAAATGCTATCGGTTATATCCTTCCGTTGCTTACCATGAGGAGCTGCTGGATGCAACAATTCCTGAAATTCAACGTTCTTCACTTGCTGGAAGTGTTCTTTATTTGAAATCCTTGGACCTCCCTGATATTGACATTCTCACATTCGATTTTCTTGATTCTCCTTCCT CTGAATCTTTACAAGATGCTCTGAAGCAGTTGTATCTTATTGATGCTATTGATGAAAATGGATTGATCACGAGAGTTGGGAAAACAATGGCTG AGCTTCCACTAGAACCTTCACTGTCAAGAACCTTAATGGAGGCAAATGagtgtggttgcttgtcccaggCTTTGACAGTTGCTGCTATGTTATCTGCAGAAACTACATTGCTTCCTGGTCGAAG CAAGAGTACtgagaagaaaaggaaacatGATCATTTGGACCTTCCTGATGGTTCGGGTTGGGGTGATCACATCCAGTTGCTGCAGATCTATGAGTGCTGGCATCAAACTCACTATGACATTGATTGGTGCAAGGACCGTGGCTTGCAG GTAAGAGGGATGACGTTTGTCAAGGATGTAAGGAAACAGCTATGTCAAATAATGCAAAAAATAGCAAAGG GATCATTAGATGTACAGACAAGCAGAAGAGGGAAACAAACCCAACAGGATTATAATAACTTGAGGAAGGCTTTATGTGTGGGGTATGCAAATCAGCTTGCTGAGAGAATGGTATTTCACAATGGCTATCGAACTTTAGGTTTTAAGCCCCAAGTAGTACAG GTGCATCCATCCTCTGTGCTAAAACCAGATGATGAAGGGAAATTTCCAAATTATGTCGTGTACCAGGAACTTATTGCCACTTCTCGTCCATACTTGCGCACTGTATGTGCTGTAAATGTTGCATGGGTTACACCCATTTTGAACAAGGTTAATAAACTAAACATCAACAAGCTGAG TGGTGGGAGTGGTCATATTGAAGAGCATGCAGAGGGAAATATTTCTGATTTGCCAAAGAAAGATGCTGTTACAGCAGTTCCTGATGATCAAGAAAGTAAAATACAAGCAGCCAGAGAACGATTTCTTGCTCGTAAAGGAAAGAAATGA
- the LOC112199587 gene encoding uncharacterized protein LOC112199587 — protein sequence MRGRKRECSGVAPSREARRVRRGERKIDYEMIHHMEAEAYHAVLKAFSAQSDSISWDRVALMTKLRKELNITDDEHGELLVKIRQSDESIRALREWRNSNATAAQEFGNVAKRSGFIQIGATDKIIHEVEKLLDSQDILSPAQLERANLVLRQHERAILEALDQLAIDEAAGD from the coding sequence ATGCGAGGTCGCAAACGCGAGTGCTCTGGTGTTGCACCTTCAAGAGAAGCTCGTAGAGTCCGAAGGGGTGAAAGGAAAATCGACTATGAGATGATCCACCATATGGAAGCCGAGGCTTACCATGCTGTCTTGAAGGCCTTTAGTGCTCAATCTGATAGTATCTCTTGGGATCGGGTGGCGCTGATGACTAAGCTGCGGAAGGAACTTAACATTACAGATGATGAACATGGAGAGCTACTCGTGAAGATTAGGCAATCCGACGAGTCTATCAGGGCGCTAAGGGAATGGCGAAATTCAAATGCTACTGCTGCTCAAGAGTTTGGTAATGTCGCTAAAAGATCTGGTTTTATTCAGATCGGTGCTACGGATAAAATCATTCATGAGGTTGAGAAGCTGCTTGACAGTCAAGATATCCTCTCCCCTGCGCAATTGGAACGGGCAAACTTGGTCCTTCGACAGCACGAAAGGGCTATCCTTGAAGCACTTGACCAGCTGGCTATAGACGAAGCTGCTGGTGACTAA
- the LOC112197273 gene encoding urease — protein MKLVPRELDKLGLHNAGFLAQKRLARGLRLNHPEAVALIATQILEFVRDGDKSVAELMDIGKQLLGRKQVLPGVQYLLDMVQVEGTFRDGTKLITIHDPISCDNGDLELALKNSFLPVPSIDKFPEMVDGRVPGEIIVKGGNIVINEGRKAIILKVVNTGDRPVQVGSHYHFIEVNPHLVFDRMKSYGMRLNIPAGTAKRFEPGECKHVVLVSIGGNRVVRGGNDIVDGAVRSQVGGNRVVRGGNDIVDGAVRSQAVKGALEARQFGNEEEPNAREGVAGIDAAFTTVISRESYANMYGPTTGDKVRLGDTNLFAEIEKDYTFCGDESVFGGGKVIRDGMGQSSGNEPADSLDTVITNAVIIDYSGIFKADIGIKDGHIVALGKSGNPDVMDCEPSNMIIGVNTEVIAAEGQIVTAGAIDCHVHFICPQLAYEAISSGITTLVGGGTGPATGTRATTCTPSPLQMKLMLQSTDEVPLNFGFTGKGNSAEPDGLCKIIKAGAMGLKLHEDWGTTPAAIDNCLSVGDQYDVQVNIHTDTLNESGFVEHTIAAFKDRTIHTYHSEGAGGGHAPDIIKVCGVENVLPSSTNPTRPFTSNTIDEHLDMLMVCHHLDKDIPEDVAFAESRIRAETIAAEDILHDMGAISMVASDSQAMGRIGEVITRTWQTADKMKSQRGSIEPSGSNNDNFRIKRYIAKYTINPAIANGFSKYVGSVQLGKFADLVLWKPSFFGAKPEMVVKGGAIAWANMGDPNASIPTPEPVISRPMFGAFGKASSAHSIAFVSKEAKRIGVKALYDLNKRVEAVGNVRKLRKRDMELNDALPNIKVDPETYTVTADGEVLTCSAATTVPLSRNYFLF, from the exons ATGAAGCTGGTTCCAAGAGAGCTTGACAAATTGGGCCTCCACAATGCTGGGTTTCTAGCCCAGAAGAGACTTGCTCGTGGGTTAAGGCTCAATCACCCTGAAGCTGTTGCACTCATAGCCACTCAG ATATTGGAGTTTGTTAGAGATGGTGACAAATCTGTGGCAGAGTTGATGGATATTGGGAAACAGCTTCTAGGGAG GAAGCAAGTTCTTCCGGGTGTTCAATATCTATTGGATATGGTGCAG GTCGAGGGGACGTTTCGTGATGGGACCAAGTTAATCACCATTCATGATCCAATTTCTTGTGATAATGGAGATCTGGAACTAGCTTTAAAGAACTCTTTTCTTCCTG TTCCCTCAATTGATAAGTTTCCAGAAATGGTGGACGGTAGAGTTCCTGGTGAAATAATCGTCAAAGGTGGTAATATTGTAATTAATGAAGGAAGGAAGGCAATAATTCTGAAAGTTGTCAATACTGGAGACAGGCCAGTTCAG GTTGGCAGTCACTATCACTTTATTGAGGTCAATCCCCACCTGGTCTTTGATCGAATGAAATCATATGGTATGCGCCTGAATATACCTGCTGGAACAGCCAAGAGATTTGag ccGGGGGAATGTAAACATGTCGTACTTGTAAGCATTGGAGGTAATAGAGTAGTCAGAGGAGGAAATGACATTGTTGATGGTGCAGTACGAAGCCAAGTTGGAGGTAATAGAGTAGTCAGAGGAGGAAATGACATTGTTGATGGTGCAGTACGAAGCCAAGCAGTCAAGGGAGCTTTGGAAGCCAGACAATTTGGGAATGAAGAAGAACCAAATGCTAG GGAAGGTGTTGCAGGAATAGATGCAGCTTTTACCACTGTAATTTCTCGTGAGTCATATGCAAACATGTATGGCCCTACTACTGGTGATAAAGTTCGGCTCGGTGATACCAACTTGTTTGCTGAAATTGAAAAAGATTATACTTTTTGTGGGGATGAATCTGTATTTGGAGGTGGCAAAGTTATAAGAGATGGAATGGGCCAGTCATCAGGGAATGAACCAGCTGACTCATTGGACACAGTTATAACTAATGCTGTAATCATTGATTATAGTGGGATCTTCAAGGCAGATATTGGTATTAAAGATGGTCATATAGTTGCCCTTGGGAAATCAGGCAATCCAGATGTTATGGATTGTGAACCTAGCAATATGATCATTGGG GTTAACACAGAGGTCATTGCAGCAGAAGGACAAATTGTGACTGCAGGAGCTATAGACTGTCATGTGCATTTCATATGCCCTCAGTTGGCATATGAAGCCATATCAAGTG GTATCACAACCCTAGTGGGAGGTGGAACAGGACCTGCTACGGGGACTCGTGCAACAACATGCACACCATCTCCATTGCAAATGAAGTTAATGCTGCAATCAACTGATGAAGTGCCTCTAAATTTTGGCTTTACAGGGAAG GGGAACAGTGCCGAACCTGATGGGCTATGCAAGATAATCAAGGCTGGAGCAATGGGTCTGAAGCTGCATGAAGACTGGGGCACAACTCCTGCTGCAATAGACAATTGTTTGAGTGTTGGAGACCAATATGACGTCCAG GTTAATATCCACACGGACACCTTGAATGAATCTGGATTTGTGGAACACACAATCGCTGCATTTAAAGACAGAACTATCCATACTTACCACAG TGAAGGTGCAGGTGGGGGTCATGCTCCAGATATTATCAAAGTATGTGGTGTGGAAAATGTCCTGCCCTCATCAACGAATCCCACACGGCCTTTCACCTCCAATACTATAGATGAGCATCTTGATATGCTG ATGGTTTGCCATCACCTTGACAAGGACATTCCAGAAGATGTAGCTTTTGCTGAATCAAGGATAAGAGCTGAAACAATTGCCGCAGAAGATATATTGCATGATATGGGGGCAATTAGCATGGTAGCTTCTGATTCACAGGCTATGGGTCGCATTGGAGAG GTGATAACCAGAACTTGGCAAACTGCTGACAAGATGAAATCACAAAGAGGGTCAATAGAACCTAGTGGATCCAACAATGACAATTTCCGGATCAAGAGATACATTGCAAAGTACACCATAAATCCAGCAATAGCAAATGGATTTTCTAAATATGTTGGTTCAGTTCAG TTGGGCAAGTTCGCTGATCTTGTTCTATGGAAGCCATCTTTCTTTGGGGCAAAACCAGAAATGGTGGTCAAAGGTGGTGCAATTGCATGGGCTAATATGGGTGATCCAAACGCAAGCATCCCGACACCTGAACCG GTCATTTCAAGACCTATGTTTGGTGCATTTGGCAAGGCTAGTAGTGCTCATTCCATTGCCTTTGTCAGCAAG GAAGCTAAAAGAATTGGGGTTAAAGCCTTGTATGACCTGAACAAGAGAGTGGAAGCTGTGGGCAATGTTAGGAAGCTCCGCAAACGCGACATGGAGCTCAATGACGCCCTGCCAAATATTAAAGTTGACCCAGAGACATACACGGTGACAGCAGACGGCGAGGTTCTGACCTGCAGTGCAGCCACCACCGTTCCCCTATCCCGGAATTACTTCCTGTTTTAG